A DNA window from uncultured Methanoregula sp. contains the following coding sequences:
- a CDS encoding chemotaxis protein CheW, producing the protein MSAKASEPIATAKNSATTEKGLGTIQVVEFVLGSEHFAIDLFDVKEVVEYTTITKLPNVPSYVRGIIDLRGEITMIIDLKHRLNITEESINSLEASRIIVLDDKIAKSKIGILVDDVTSVSTFEGNQVDYTSASVSKEETSIIGIIKRKIKVKDKEINELIIWIDIKQLLGDIDSTL; encoded by the coding sequence ATGTCAGCAAAGGCAAGCGAACCCATTGCAACGGCAAAAAATTCCGCCACGACAGAAAAAGGTCTGGGAACGATTCAGGTAGTTGAATTCGTGCTTGGCAGCGAGCACTTTGCAATCGACCTGTTCGATGTAAAAGAAGTGGTGGAATACACCACCATCACCAAACTTCCCAATGTGCCGTCCTATGTCCGCGGGATTATTGATCTTCGCGGCGAGATCACGATGATCATCGATCTCAAGCACCGGCTGAATATCACCGAGGAGAGCATCAATTCCCTGGAAGCCTCGCGGATCATTGTCCTGGATGATAAGATTGCCAAATCCAAGATCGGCATCCTCGTGGACGATGTAACGTCCGTATCTACGTTCGAGGGAAACCAGGTAGATTACACGTCGGCTTCGGTCAGCAAGGAGGAGACTTCCATCATCGGGATCATCAAGCGCAAGATCAAGGTCAAGGACAAGGAGATCAACGAACTGATCATCTGGATCGATATCAAACAGCTGCTCGGCGATATCGATTCAACCCTTTGA
- a CDS encoding methyl-accepting chemotaxis protein gives MIELKEMMEMFEKNPLAHAVVDGDLNIVLTNDAFTKLVGFSKDRLIGMPFTDFKNKNMIKYLENSGEAVGDAVTMRRITVGQSTFETPTGVHIVVRTNIPIFGEKNDVRYVYVTYNEITRMVKSENFMSKEVDELSKVYAKMAEGDLTVRYEITKPDQDTKAVYDIIIKLRDAVRGIVVNLEKNIGDVNKQMLNLTSTADNATKSVEDASKSVNQIAKNAGIVSENAQKASEGVEQMSKAMQDMSAAVEEITSSMESVSSQANNANSSAKSGAILAENVNKDMTEITHSTNNVYDIVRDIGKQMNDIGKIIILIRDLASQTNLLALNAAIEAARAGEHGRGFAVVASEVKSLAQESRSSAEKIEEMITQLNLATKKATDAMEASKVLVNKGFQESQQALEAFKTIQKAAETVANSASEVAAATEEQAATTEEITASVHEVGNLIERTAKEAGDAAAATEESAAAIDEITRMIQTVNDVAVQAMEANKRFKVD, from the coding sequence ATGATTGAATTAAAAGAAATGATGGAAATGTTCGAGAAGAATCCGCTGGCACATGCGGTCGTGGATGGCGATCTTAATATCGTCCTCACGAATGACGCGTTCACCAAACTGGTCGGCTTCAGCAAGGACCGGCTAATCGGTATGCCGTTCACGGATTTCAAGAATAAAAACATGATCAAGTATCTCGAAAACTCCGGAGAGGCCGTTGGAGACGCTGTTACCATGCGGAGAATCACCGTAGGCCAGAGTACATTCGAGACACCAACCGGTGTGCACATCGTAGTCCGGACAAATATCCCCATCTTCGGTGAGAAAAATGATGTCAGGTACGTGTATGTCACGTACAATGAGATCACAAGGATGGTCAAGAGCGAGAACTTCATGTCTAAAGAGGTGGATGAGCTCAGTAAGGTCTACGCCAAGATGGCAGAAGGAGATCTTACTGTCCGGTACGAGATCACCAAACCGGATCAGGACACCAAGGCGGTTTACGATATCATCATCAAGCTCCGGGATGCGGTACGCGGGATTGTCGTCAATCTCGAAAAGAACATCGGCGATGTCAACAAGCAGATGCTGAACCTGACCTCGACTGCTGACAATGCCACCAAGAGCGTTGAGGATGCCTCCAAGAGCGTCAACCAGATCGCAAAGAATGCCGGTATTGTCTCCGAGAATGCCCAGAAGGCGTCCGAGGGTGTTGAACAGATGAGCAAGGCCATGCAGGACATGAGTGCTGCTGTCGAGGAAATTACCTCGAGTATGGAGAGTGTTTCATCCCAGGCCAACAACGCAAACTCTTCAGCCAAGAGCGGAGCAATCCTTGCCGAGAATGTCAACAAGGACATGACCGAGATAACGCACTCCACGAACAATGTGTATGACATTGTCCGGGATATCGGTAAGCAGATGAACGACATCGGCAAGATCATCATCCTGATCCGCGACCTCGCCAGCCAGACCAATCTGCTTGCACTCAACGCGGCAATCGAAGCAGCCCGCGCGGGCGAGCATGGACGGGGCTTTGCTGTTGTTGCATCAGAAGTCAAATCGCTGGCACAGGAATCCCGGTCTAGCGCTGAGAAGATCGAGGAGATGATCACGCAGCTCAACCTTGCCACCAAAAAGGCAACGGATGCTATGGAAGCTTCCAAGGTCCTGGTTAACAAAGGTTTCCAGGAGTCGCAGCAGGCACTTGAGGCGTTCAAGACCATCCAGAAAGCAGCTGAGACCGTTGCAAACAGCGCATCGGAAGTTGCTGCAGCAACCGAGGAACAGGCAGCAACCACCGAGGAGATCACAGCAAGTGTCCACGAAGTGGGCAACCTGATTGAACGCACTGCAAAAGAAGCCGGCGATGCGGCAGCGGCAACAGAAGAGTCTGCAGCAGCCATTGACGAGATCACACGGATGATCCAGACCGTCAATGATGTTGCAGTCCAGGCCATGGAAGCCAACAAGCGGTTCAAGGTGGATTGA
- a CDS encoding acetate uptake transporter, with product MQTTVDPVFKNEMRISDTTANPGALGLLAFGLTTIILNLHNAGLFGMGSVVFAMGIFYGGIAQIIAGIMEWKKNNTFGMVAFISYGSFWIALVFIILMPTLGWSPAVPKMGLVAFLAIWGLFSLVMFVITLRLSKALQIVFALLTILFFLLVVGNFLGSELILQIAGIEGVICGLSAMYTGLGEVMNEVYKEKIVKLG from the coding sequence ATGCAGACAACTGTTGATCCGGTATTTAAAAATGAGATGAGAATTTCAGACACGACCGCAAACCCCGGTGCGCTGGGACTTCTGGCGTTCGGGCTTACTACGATTATCCTGAACCTGCACAATGCAGGACTCTTCGGGATGGGTTCCGTAGTCTTTGCCATGGGCATCTTCTATGGGGGAATAGCCCAGATTATTGCAGGAATCATGGAATGGAAGAAGAACAACACGTTTGGCATGGTTGCCTTCATCTCTTACGGATCCTTCTGGATTGCTCTGGTCTTCATCATCCTGATGCCAACGCTCGGGTGGAGTCCTGCTGTTCCGAAGATGGGACTTGTAGCATTCCTTGCAATCTGGGGACTCTTCTCGCTCGTGATGTTTGTCATCACTCTGCGCCTCTCCAAAGCACTCCAGATTGTGTTTGCACTGCTTACCATCCTGTTCTTCCTGCTCGTTGTGGGGAATTTCCTCGGGAGTGAACTGATCCTTCAGATAGCGGGTATTGAAGGTGTTATCTGTGGATTGTCCGCTATGTATACCGGTCTTGGGGAAGTCATGAATGAAGTGTACAAAGAGAAAATCGTAAAACTCGGGTGA